The Hordeum vulgare subsp. vulgare chromosome 4H, MorexV3_pseudomolecules_assembly, whole genome shotgun sequence genomic interval CAATAAGCGGCAAGAGACAGACAGCCAAGGGAGACCGCGCGCCCGGTCACGAGGAGCTGCTAGTGCTAGTGCTAGTGCTAGGTGACACACAGCCAACGTATCAAAGTTGACGGTTTGTCGAGTCCCACAGCTCCAGTCTCCACCACGCATGCAGCACAAATGTGTTGATTCTCCGGTGGCGGGCTGGCGCAGCTACCACCATCCCGTTCAAAGAGTTACGGCACTGACCAACCCCCTTCGTTCGTCATCCTgcatccatgcatgcatgcatgccatcctTGAACAAATCGTCATCGCCATGCCTATATATGAACCAGACGCACGTACACAGCTCACCTCAAACCCACCACAACGAGCAAACAAGCCGCACCACTCTCACACAGTCAcgtacacgcacacacacacgagCCGTCTGCGGCCATGGCGACGTTCACGGCGCGTCGGGGCGAGCCGGCGCTGGTGCGGCCGGCGAGGCCGACGCCAACGGAGACGAAGGCGCTCTCCGACCTCGACGACCAGTGGACGCTGCGGTTCTACGAGTCCATCGTCGGCTTCTTCCGCGCCGCGCCGGGCGAGGCGCCGCCCAGGCCGGGCAAGGTGGCCAGGGGCGtcaaggcggcggtggcggccgcCCTGGTGCACTACTACCCGATGGCCGGCCGCCTGCGGAGGCTCCCCGGCGGGAACAGGCTGGCCGTCGACTGCACGGGAGAAGGCGTGGCTTTCGTGGAGGCCTCCGCCGACGTGCGGCTCGAGGACCTCGGCCAGCCGCTGGTTCCGCCGTACCCGTGCGTCCAGGAGTTCCTCGGAGACTGCGGTGACACCAGGGATGTGCTTGCCAAGCCTTTGCTCTTCCTGCAGGTAATGTAATGTCTCTTTTTAACTGTACTTCGTTAATCAATCGTTATATTTTGCTAAGTAGTATGTAGCATTCTTGACCTAACCGTATATACATAATGTGTTATGCAGGTGACACAACTAAAATGTGGAGGGTTTGTCATTGGGCTTCACATGTGTCACTGCAttgctgatggttttggtattCTTCAATTTATCAAAACTATAGCCGATTTTGGAAGTGGCGAACTTATCCCAACCACTTTGCCCGTGTGGAAAAGAGATATCTTCACAGCGCGCATGCCACCGTCCGTCGCTCATGTTTACCCGGCGTATAAACCATTTCTTCATGGGTTAGAGTGCTCAGGAGACGACGTGATGCTATCAACTCCCCCAGAATGCATGGAAGTGCAATATCTATTCTTTGGGCCAAATGAGATAGAAATTCTGAGAAGCCACGTCCCAGAACATCTCTCTAAATCGACTACAACATTTGAGTTGATTACGGCTGTGATGTGGAGGTGCCGCACATTGGCACTGGGCTATGAATCTACTCAAAAAGTCCGTGTCATGTTTACATTAAATACACGTGGGAGAAGCATTAACGGTGAAAGCGCTGTCCCGCGTGGGTACTATGGGAATGCACATTTCTCTCCTATGGTCGAGGTCACCGTCGAGGAGTTGGCTGCAAAGCCGCTCGGGCATATACTTGAgctcatgcgccaagtcaagttgGACACCACGAAGGACCGCATCAAGTCAATGGTGGATTTGATGGCGTTGTGGCGAGAGCGGTCACCTTTTGGTATGGATAGAACATATGAGGTTAGTGACACAAAGTGGGTTGGAGGCAATGCGCTGCAATTTGGGAAAGCCGAGCTGGTTGCTGCTGGCACACCACATGCTGGAGATTTCACTTCAAAGCTGATAAGCTATCATACCAAGTGTAAGAGTAAAGATGGCCAAGACTCAACTGTGGTATCAATCCTGCTACCAAAACCAGCAATGGAGAAGTTCACAAAGGAGATGGCATTTTGGCTCAAGAAGTAAAATGGACATATCGTAACAAGTCCATATGTTGCATGTGTATGTTATTTACTTCATTTAGTATTAAGGTCCAAACACCGACCATAGTTGGTTATATGCTACCATGAAAGTCGTGGTGTATTGTTTGAATGATTGTATCCTTACTTATGTTTTTTTCCAAATTAGTAAGCAAATATGAATAATAATACCCCCTTTGAAATAAATATTGAGGATTCAAATTCCAATTTTAGTCGACTAACTGTATTCATGTGATGGAAAGTTGTAAAATTATTACTATACTATTTGCGAGTCCGAACTTGCTTGTATTATGTGTTTCCATGAAAACAGAGTCAATATGACGTTCACTCCTTAGGCTTTGTTTGGTTCATAAGTCCTaaaactttttttagtcccaacttataagtcctaAGTCCCTAAAAAGTTTTTACATGTTTGGTTCCTAGGACTTAACATGGACTAAAAGACCATATTACAACTATAAGTCCCTATAAGACTCTCCTTGAGAGTCTTATTTCATAAGTCCCAAATGCCTACTTtaagtccctataagtccctcatgtttgattTAGATGGGACTAAAAGAAACTTATAAGTTCTAAGTCCCTAATAAGTCCCTGTAACCAAACACCACCTTAGTTTTATGGAGACGGAAACTCCAAAGTCGGAGGTGGAGAACGTGGGAAGTTATCCTTTTCATGATGGGATATTTTGCGGTGATTTTCTTTTTCATGTGCTACCACTGGAGACGCGTTTGCATGGGCTgggctatttcctcttctgatacgAAAAAGTGGTGTTGGATGCGAGCGTGGCCCATCATGCGATGGTCGTCCTACCaagggagagaggggagtcgaAGAGGTTGAACTATCAGATCCTCCTTTAATAATAAAGATAATAGAGATGAGCATCGTGAGaggttttttatttcttttggttGTTAGTCCAACAAACCACCGATCAAGCATCAATATGGACTTGCAATTAAATGACTATCATCTTTTTTGGCCGTCATTCTAAATATGTCTGTCATAGTAAACATtaccaaatactccctccgttcctaaatataagtagttTTAGAGATTTCCTTAGaagagatgtatatagacatattttagactgTAGATTTActtattttacttcgtatgtgGTCTAGTAATACAATCTCTAGAAAGacctatatttagaaacggagggagtatatgaatgTTGAGTGCAATTCTATACTTATCAAACATTTAATATAGACATACAAAATTAattttctatcatttttttctGGCCTGTTTTTTGGTAAGTTTGTCATGGTCAACATCTCAGAGTGGATTATGATCATCCTCCTCCATCTTCTCTTTTGAGTACTGCAACGGTAGGCGGCTGATAATTTCAGACAACCAAGTATTGTCCAAAACATAATGGTTATTTTTCAAAATGCAGGAGTTACACATATTTCACCAGCGAAGAGGGTGTATACGTGTATATATCAACGCTTGCGACCGTATCGTGTTTAAAAAAAATATGCTTCCCCTAGAAAACAACGTAAATAAGGAGGCCAGGAAATTGAGAACAAGCGCAGATGTACAAACCCAGGCAGGGTTTCAACAACACATGACGCGAACAAATTTAAACTTGGCTCACTCGAGAAGTGCTCCAGATTTATTTTGTGGTGCACACGTAGGAGGTTGGTGGATCAGTTGTGCAGCAGCAGGAGCTTGTCGTCGTTGTCCCTGGGCTTGGCGAGCGCCTGCCTGGTGCGGACGCGCGCCTGCAGCCGCGCCATGGCCTGCATGCAGTGCACCGCCACCTCCGCCTGCCGCCGCACGTACGCGCCCCTCGCCACCGCCTGCAGCCTCACCAGGCTCCTCAGCGCCTTGAACGCCCGCCGCGCCTGCATGCAGAAACCAAAACACAGTTTAGACATGCGGATCAATCAAGCGTGGAGGTAGGTACCGATGTGGCATGGCGACATGGCGAGCAGTAGCACGCGCGCACGCACCAGGTGGGCGCGGAAGTAGGCCTGGATGGTGACGGCGGCGACGTCCTCCCGAGAGAAGCCCTCCCGGCACAGCAGCGCGTACTCCTCGTTGGAGCAGACCGACGACTCGTCCTCCTTCGCCGGCGCCGGCTCCACGGCCCTCGGGAGCGGCGCCGCGCTGTGGACCGCCTTGGCGACCTCGCGCGTGTTGGTGCTGCTTTCGCGGACGGTGCTGGAGGCTGCGCGCGCCGTGTTGCGCGGCGCCTGCGCCGCCGCCTTGCTGGCGGAGCTGAGCCAGCGGCGCCGCGCGGTGCCCGACTTGGACTTGGCGTTGCCGGCCTGCGCGGGCGCGGCGCTGGTCACGCAGCACACGCGCTGCGTCCGCCCGATCGGCGTCGAAGGGGTCCGCGGCGTCCTCGCGGGGGGAGGAGCCAGCGCCGCTCCAGCCGAACCAGCAGCTGCCGCAGGAGttgtcgccggaggaggagcgacCGGAAGCGCTCCAGCCGCCGCAGCAGGTGCCACGGGAGTCCTCGCAGGAGGAGGAGCAACCAGCGGCACTCCAGCCGACGCAGCAGCTGACACGGGAGCCTTCACAGGAGTAGGAACCGGCGCCGCTCCAACCGATGCAGCAGCTGTCACGGGAGACCTCGCGGGGGCAGCGGGTGCCGCCGCGGGCGCCGGCGCCGGTGCCGGAGTGAAGCGGCGGACCTGCTGCGCGCGGCGCGGGGTGCGGGAGCGGACGCCGCAGAGGCGCCTCGCGGAGGGCGTCTTGGGGGTGCGCGGCGTGAGGACGGCATCCCCGGTGCCGCAGCAGCTGGTGAGCGGCGTGCGCACGCTGCTGTTGTCCGCGTCGACGGGGGCGAGGCCGCCGCCCCCGGACGGGCGGTGGTGGGGGCCGATGCAGCATATGCACGCCGCGCTGCTGCGGCGTCGGGCGTCGCCGGAGGGCTTGGACGGCATGAGGCAGCACATCGCCCGACTCCTGGCCATGGCAAAGTCGTCGCTGGCGTGCCTGATCGAGTGTGGGTGCTAGTGCTACCTGCTACGACTTGTGGGAATGGCCGGCGAACCCGTATAAATGGGGCGGGAGCCGgccggagaggagggagaggaccgACGCGATGTGCGTGCCTCTACGGACGTGTGTGTctgtcggcgtcggcgtcggcgtggCGGTTTTGTTTAGGGTTAGCGCGTGAGATCGGGGACAGCTTTGTGAGGCGACGACGAGAACGTGGCGGGATGAATGGATGAGACATGGAAATCGGAACTGAGTTTGAAAAGAAAATGAAGAAAGGCAATGTGGTCAATAGAGCCGAAAACCCCGGTTCTGGCCCAGAGCAAGTATgttatcaaaaaaaaaaaaaaagtcccGCTCAGCTACCGGGCAAGAAAAAAACTGCGAGGGCTATGGGCCTGTTTGGTTGCTACAAGAAACTATATGCCTGAGAAAATTCCGTAGAAAAATGTTCATGAGAAAAAAGTGCCCCCTGAAATAAGCCTGAGTTGGCTTTCATTTCAATGAAATGAAGCCGGGACAGATGCCCTTTTCCTCTGAAAAAATAAGCATGAGTTGGTGCTGTTTTTTGCCTGACCAGGCAcgtgttttttcttttgtttcttgttcATTTTCATACATGAGGACTTTTCACATACACGCTAAAGATGTTTGTATatagcttcaaaattttcaagTTACTTCTTACAAAAATAAACAGTGAACATATTTTCTATAAATAAATGTTGATAATTTGTCAAATGCACATTGAATGAATTTTTAATACTCCTTTCACATTGTTTAACTCACATTGATATTTTTCATAAATATCATGAACATTTTAGAACATTCAAAACATTATTAAAATTTAAGTATTTATATTAAATATAATAAAAGATTTTTTATGGTACATAGTATTTTTTACATtacagaaacattttcttacatTGTATGTATTTTCCTTGAAATGACACAAACATTTTCCTGACATGTGTGAACAAATTTATAAAAACGGTACTAACATTTTCTTGAGTGGTACGAAACATTATCTAAATTATGCACACAATATTTTAACACTTTATAAAAACATAATGTCACATATATTTTTAAAGTAGTCCAAGAATTTTATTACACGGCTTGAACATAATTTAATTGCACAACGAAGGCTTTTAATTATTTAATCAAACTGGGTGCTATGATGTAGTACCATGCATACAACAACACCAAACTTTTAGGTTTCCTCAATAGCAGGATGCATGAAGTTTTAATATGTTTTTTCTACTATATGTTCCTGGTTcgggttttcattttttttcattctATTTCCTgcaaatttattttctttttatattAAAAAGAGTAACATATTTTCTTAATTTTAAATGTCAttttaacatataaaaataaattcAGATTTTATGAAATaatgaaaaaaatcattaatGTTTCTTAATTAGCGATCACATTTTCAGATCCCAAACATTTATTATATTCATGGAAGAAACAACTTCTATTCATGAATATTTCATCAGATTAGCAAACACATTTTGAATTTCGGAACTGTTTTAAGAAAtcacaaaaatatttttgaaatcacaAATATTTCTCAAAATTCCTAAAAATTGTTATGAAATCACGATTGTGTTTTGAAAACCACAAATATTTTCGTAGACATGAGCATTCTTTTTAATTTGTCAATGTTTTTCGATTAACTAACACTCTAAATTCGTAGCCTTTTTCTAAATTCGTCAATAATATTCAAAAACgtattatttatttttaattttggatatatttttatttctgAACATTTTCAATTACTTTATAAAGTATATTTAAATAGAAAACTTAACAAAAACCGAACCCAAATATCGCATGTGCCACATGGCTACAGTTGTGCGTTTGCGCCACACCAAGTGTCCGACAGCTATTTCTCGCCTTAAGCCGGACACGTTCGTATATCTCAATTAAGGATCTACAGTATCGACCCTACCCAATCAAGACTTTTaaaacaaatactccctccgtcttaaaatagttgtctcaactttatactaactttaATATAAAATTATATATTAAGCTTAAGatatttattttgggacgaaTAGAGTAGGAAGTATAAGGAGAGGTAAGACAATTCAATCCTAGGTCTCTCGGATGATTATAGTGCTGCAAATCAGTGCGTTACTACCATGCACGCGAAATCCTGTAGGGTGCAATATACTTGATACTCTAGTGCTGCAAACATTTTAATAGACTCTACatttgaaatatttatttcttcaCCATTTTTGTTTGGTTTGTTTTCTCTTCTTCATTTTTGTTTGGTTTCCCTTTCTCTGCTTCATTTTTTGTTTGGTTTTCttgtttttccactttctttttcttattctttttgTTTTCACTCTATATTATGTGTATGTCAAAAAAAGCGATCAAATTTTTTGAAATAGTTGTTCAATATTTTAGGACGCTGATAACGTCCATACGTGTGGTGGGAGCAACAACCCCACACGTCAATAACACACAGATTGTAGTTACATCatcgcatgcatgcatgtggattttttttggattttcaatTTTTAAAATGGTTTTATCTTTTAAAGGACAAATTTGATTAAAGATCggttttcaccattaaatccatcgcgacgagatcatcgaaacaaaatctcatatcaatatgttttgacgACTTTTTTGGTTAAAAGTTGCCATTTCTATTGCACATGAATTGCTATGGTGTTTACACTGAAGTTGTCATGATACGTTTCAGCTATTTTTTTCTACCTTTAAAAATAAATTTTGACATATTATAAAACGGGGAATTAAGAAACTAGACTTGCCATGAACCATAAACTAGAATTACCATGGTGAATTACTTTTTTTAACACAGTACAAACGAAAGCGCTCATACATATGAACATACCCTCAGATGGTGAATTACTTAAATTTGCCATGGTTCATACAAAAAATAATTTTCATGGTCAAAGTACTGGAATTGTCATGGTCAAAATATTAAAATTGTCATGATCTATAAACTAAATTTGCGATGATGGATTATTAAAAATTCCATGCATTAAATTAGCTGTGGTTAATCACTAAAAATTGCAATGGTCAATTAATAATAATTACCGTAAAAAGTAGTTGAAAATATAATTAAagctttaaatctagaagaaaaaaatagatagagcaTGTCATGAAAACTTCAGTGTAAACACTATGGCAACTACTGTGTAAACATCATGACAGCTTTTGACCAAAAATAATTTTATTGaaacatatcaacatgggatctagttttgaagatctcgtcgaggcagatttaatgatgaaaacggaTTTCTAATTGGATCGTTTAATTAGGAGATAAAACATTTAAAGccaaaatcaaaaaaaaatattgtttATGTTATCTGTTTTGAGGTGGCAAATTGGATGATAATGGTGGCGTTTCGGCCATATTGCTTCGTGCCACACGAGTGGACGTtaacatttttcatattttaatACCTATTTTATATATATCAAATACTTTTTCAACAGTTTTCAAATACATGTTCAACATTTTTGAATACTAATTGAACATTTTTCAAGTACTATTTCTACATTTGAATACTTGTTTAACCTTTTTTAAATACTCTTTCAACATTTTTAATAATTATTCAacattttcatatattttttcaaCAATTTAGTTTTTTACAtgtatttttgaaaaatgttttttgtaatatgaaaaaatatatatGTAGAATATTTTAGTGtataaataaaaatacaaaaagcaAAAAAAGAATAGAAAAAACTAGACTTGTTGTGTCCTCCTGTGCGGCTGGGCCGGCACACCTGGAGCTCCCCCCCGACGCGAGGCTTCCAGCTGTCTAGCTTAAAGCGAGAAATAGGGGCGCCCATGTCCTACACGCTCATGACCATAACATATACCCCTTAAAAAGGGTACAATAACATATCATTGTGGTCGCCCATGCCTTGAgagttttctttcctattttcagtTCAGCTAATTTATTTTTCTTCAAAAACAAGACATCTACGATTTATTTCCACTTTTGCCTTCCGTATTTATTTATTACTTTTCTTGTTTATTATCTTTTTAttaatattttttctaaaaaacactaccattttttcaaattcttggACATTtcctaaattcacaaacatttggtGCATACGTAAACTTTTTTTTATGTCAGGAGAACACTACGGAAACTTGTGATGAGTGGTTCGCCAATGGACTCACCCACCTCTTACGCTAAGAATCAAGATGTGGCCATCGCTCGATAGGTCATCGCTATAAGCGATACATATCAATGCCGTGCCATCTGGGCATTTGGACAAGAGGTAAAAATAACCCACCTTGTCCACTAACGGAAAAAAAGCACTAACCCCCCTTGAACATTTCCCttttctactccctctgttccaaaataaccgtctcaactttgtactagctctagtataaatttgtactaagcttaagacacttattttaagacggagggagtataacataGGGAAATTCGTCTGTCCTCCAACAACACAGGTATATCATTGATTGGAAATTATACTATCCGCCATCCTTTACCAGTTTGGTCTTTGGGGGAACTGGTCGATCTCCATTAATTATGATTGTTGACATTCATCTGTCCCATATTTAAATCTCATAGAAGCTTTGTTGTTTAGGAAGGAGTGGGTATTCAAATATATTGCTCATAATCATATACATATATTTTTGCACCTATTTgagttttttttttgtaaattggcCAGTGCATACAATTTGGTACTAGGGTTTCCTTCATTTCAAGATCCGGCTAGTGCAATTtaaataaatataataaataTACAAACCCACCTTCGGTCTACAATAATGCCCCATATCGATGATTTTGCTCTATGACCTAAGAAATCTCAACCGAGGGATTTCAAAATTGTCTAGTCTCAGTCTGAATCAATGATTAGACGGCATTAGTGTGATCTTATGTCTATGTACCTACGCAAGAGATATAAATATATGCTACGAGCCTATAAGACGGCGACAAGTTCATAATGGCATGTGCTTAGTGAATGGCTTGCCAACAAGTTGGCATGATGCTAATATCTTATAAGCATGTACATATGTACAGCTGATTATATGGCTTTGGGGGAGCTTTTCTTGTTTGCCTCGATCAAGAGCCACATTCTCCAGTGATCATTAGTAGGTCGAAAGATATTCTCGGATGCACGAGAAAGGCTTCACGCCCGGCTTTTGGCAGATCAATGCCACAACAAACGGCCACCACTTGATATTCTACCAAGAAAACCTCCAAATTGTGGCCGGAGACTACAAGTGCTGTCTTACATAGCGTAGAAGGGCGCATGCACATACGAGTATTTTTGATTTCACAAGTGGGATGGCCGTCACCAACACAAAAGACCCTAGCAATTCCTTTTGTATTGCACACAAAGTAGCTCGTCAACATTAAGAAATGCAGACTGGATCGCGGAGGAGATCGGACAGGGGCGGAAAATGGAAGTGGGGTTAGCTACAAATTCGCTGGCCTGCAAGTGTGCAGAAACGGGTAAGTCGGATTCGGCAGCAAAATTTAAGTGCTAGCTAGGCGGAATCGGTTCTGCGAATTCAGCAATTTTTCTACGCACCAattgcctgcctgcctgcccagCAGAATTCGCTTTcggtttatttgtttaaaaacaaCCGCACGGAAAAGCAGAATCGAATGCCCGCGTCTTTCCCGTCTCGGCTTTTTGGCAGTTAGGGTTCTCCACTGACAACGTATATCGCCTTCCTATGCCATGCATGCTGAGGAGGACAGAGATCGTCACTTTTGATAGTAATAGTATGTAATAGCTGAGCAGAATTTGCTTGTGCATGGTCAagtcaaaaaaagagagagagagagagagaaaagaccAAGGCAAGGGTAAAACTTGACCACGAGTGGATGTGATGGCGCACTTGTTCCCAACAGATTTACTTTCGCAGATCAAATCTTTGCTGGAATCTGTTCGATGCCAACGTTGACCGCAGGGCGACAGATCAAGGGTGGTGGTGGAACGTCTCAGGCTTAGGGTATCGCAAGGTCATCCTCCCCTACTCTCCCCTGAATGTCTATCGTAGAGAGTCTCTAGGCTATTTGGACAGAAAAATACACTCCAAAGGCATCCCGCAAGGACGGGTTTGGTAGCCTGCATAAGAACATCTATAGCGGGGCATAGTAAATATGACCTTTTACACGTCCGCGAACGCGTCCGTCGAGTAATCGGGCGTGTTTCATATTTGTCCGTCCGCGTAGCCACATACCTTATTTTCTTTCTCATATGTCCGGTTACTTGCACGTGATTAATGAAGATGaaaggagagaaagaaaagaatgaataaataaaaagaaatatggTCCAGGACGGGGTCGCATCCTACGGGACGGACTCATTGGACGCGTCTGCGAGCTCTCATATCCTCCTTATATTTGTCCTTAATATAAGGCGCCGCGGACAACCGGGACATATAAGTATGATATTAGGGATCATATTAGTTCACtttgtttcttctctctcttctgtccggtcactgaccgggcgcgtccgcgggcgtatgatatgtcattttagacgtccagctgtagatgctctaaagcTCAACCAGGCGTCCGCGGACGTATGATATGTCATTTTAGGCGTCCAACTATTTGGTTGTCCGCATACACTGTTCGGCCTGCATGACACAAACTTTAAAGCATCTCCGAGTCGGGGCCCAACAGCTACGCCCGAATCGGCAACTTCTGGAGAGCCAGACTTGGGCGAAGCAGGGGAGGGTAACACGGCACTGAGCTCGCGCAATCAGGCAAATGGTGCGAGCTCGCGCGGGTCTCTGAAACCGaccgttaccccccccccccctcccgtgaGTTGCAGCCATGGCATGTGTGAGTTGAATCACTCCTTTCTCTGTGTTCGTTGTAGCTAGATCTGAGAGGATGTGGTGGTAGGGTTAGAAGTGCAAACATGTAGTAGGATTGATTTGTGCATCGATGGGTCAGTAGATGGTAGATTGTGATGTTGTGGTAGCTATATGTGGTGGATTCATAGC includes:
- the LOC123447284 gene encoding acyl transferase 1-like, with protein sequence MATFTARRGEPALVRPARPTPTETKALSDLDDQWTLRFYESIVGFFRAAPGEAPPRPGKVARGVKAAVAAALVHYYPMAGRLRRLPGGNRLAVDCTGEGVAFVEASADVRLEDLGQPLVPPYPCVQEFLGDCGDTRDVLAKPLLFLQVTQLKCGGFVIGLHMCHCIADGFGILQFIKTIADFGSGELIPTTLPVWKRDIFTARMPPSVAHVYPAYKPFLHGLECSGDDVMLSTPPECMEVQYLFFGPNEIEILRSHVPEHLSKSTTTFELITAVMWRCRTLALGYESTQKVRVMFTLNTRGRSINGESAVPRGYYGNAHFSPMVEVTVEELAAKPLGHILELMRQVKLDTTKDRIKSMVDLMALWRERSPFGMDRTYEVSDTKWVGGNALQFGKAELVAAGTPHAGDFTSKLISYHTKCKSKDGQDSTVVSILLPKPAMEKFTKEMAFWLKK